AAGAGCCTATGCTTCGGCCAAAACAACGCCTAATTATTGGAAGGAGATATAAAGCTTGTATTTGTAGAGGGATAAAGTTTAATGAACATTGCTAATTGGCAGGTGGAAATGGAGAGAGCACTTAGATTCTCTGTTCTTTCTGTTGCTGTTATCCTTTTATTCAATAGAAATTCAATGGCAAGGATAATAAGTTTGCCATGAAATGGCAGGTTGTTGCAAGGTTTAACGAACTGCATTTTGGAGCATTTAGGGAATTGGGAATTCATGGTTTCACAGGTACTGTCTAAATCAAAAATGAAGCAATGAATCGACTCACTACAAGATCAAACAAAGAGAGATTCCTGCACTGTAAATACAGGTCTAGAGTTCAACGGCAGAAGACTCCAGTAAGATCCTTCATTGTCAATACAACAGCTATACCATTCTATTCTATAACAACCGATAGGAAAATGAGATACATCAAGTACACAACTTGAGAATCCTTGCCCTTTAGCATTTGGTTCAAAACACACAAATTCATACACCATCTGATCATCATTCATATCGTCATCCCTGAAAAGCTTACCATAACTAGTCGTCTTCTTTGCACACTCTGTTACATACTGAAATAACTTCTCATTCATTTCTACTATCTCCTCACTTTCCCAAGGTTGACACTGCCATTCCATTTCTTCATCGTTTCTTTCCCTGTGGCACTGCTTCTGAAAAGACACTCTGCTATGAAGAACGCAGTACAATTTAGTCAATCCAAGTGACAATTCAGGTGAGGCATTTCTCAGTTGAAGACAGAGATTTAATGAGAGGTGAAGGCCTGATGAAACAGTAATCTGACTTTGATTTCTGCTATCTGTACTGTAGACAAAGAGCTCTGAACCAATTATAGGCCTGAGATTTTACAATATTTCAGAAACAAGAATATCAAAAAGTTGCAAAGATATCACAATCGGTTCCACAATAACTTTAGGAAAACattcaattttaacaaaaaaaaaaaaagtatgtaCCACTAGAAGGGATCACTATGCAAAATAGAAGCAATAGGTATTGTACCACTAGAAGGGATCACTATGCAAAATAGGAGCAATAGGTATTGATATTATCTTCAACAGCTTAACTAATAGGTTTTTCTAGTCGAAACCAAGCTAACTAGTCAAAATAGTTTGCAAGACATACCTTGTATTAAAAAACTGCTTTGGCATCTGGAATGGAATTTGAAGCCATTTCCTAATAATTTCCAATAGAAGTTCTACCCCATTCTTTGTAACATGGGATATGATTGCCTCATTCTGTATCCTGTTTGTCTCAATTTGCAAATGCATCACAGTGGAAACTGCATACCTTATTATATCTAGTATACCCTTTACCTCATGTCCactttttaatatataatttccgGACTGCAGGTGCGAACATTTTCTGGGACATCCTCCATTATCTAAAAGTTTACAGAGATCCATGCTGACCTCCTGGTCAATGTGCAATAAACGGCCAAGCAAATCTTGCAGTAACATTGAACTTAAATTACTCTGCTGTGAGTGCTCTCGTTCACAAGTTCTTAAATATTTATAAGCAGGAAGATTGGGAAAGAAATGAGGGAATCCAGCACTAAAGGCCAATAATGAACAACTAAGTGCAAGTCTTGCAATGATTTTCAAACTCTCACAGTCCATACCGATGAAAGAGGAGTTTATCAGATTGAATTCCTTGGCTAATCTGTTCAATCGGCAAGAAAACTGAGTGAATTTTTCCAGACATTTCATGTTAGTCAATGCACTGTTCTGAACTTCAATTATGATGCTAAAAGTTTCCTGCTTAGATGTATCCAACACTTCAAGGATCTCCCCTACAGCCCCAAGTAACTTTGCCCTGAGAGAAAAAAACCATCTCTGAAAACAGAATGCTTTTCTGGATATGATAACTCTTTCTAATGTTTCTATTGAAGAACATGCATTTTTATATGCCCCAACTAGTACATCCCTATAATTAGGCACATCGTTATTCCCTGCAGCATCTTGTCCCAGTTCTCCAAAATTATCTTTCAAAAAAGCAAGGAGTTCATTTGTGCCCACTGAACCTACTAAGAAAGACCCTTGCTTTGCCAAAGGACTAAGCCAGAGTTTTGCCTCAGAATGGGAAAACTGAACTAATGATTTAAACCAGCAATAACAGGAATCAGACTGAACTCTTGACATTAGCTTTGCAAAAATAAAAGTTGCTGTAATCCATGCTCCCTGATTTGTTGCATATATTCCTGCTTTATAGGAATGCCAGTTATCCCTCTCTGACAACATCTTGCAGGCATGCTCAAGAGTGGCAAGTTCCTGCTTAAATGGGTGTTCAATAAGAATTCCAACAAGATAAGAATGCAATAGTAAAGAGTAAACAGTCCGTGTATAGCAATCAAATATCCTGCCATGATGTAACTGCTCCACCAGAAGTTGTACTTTGTCAAAGACATTGGTAGTGATTGCACCAGCTTCATTGAGAATTTGAAGACAGGCAGCCACGAATCTGTGTATGTGAGATAAAAGCTTGGACCTGAAGGCTTGGTACATATCTCCCTCAAAGTCAAGGACCTCAGATGAAGCAATGTGTTTACTAGCCAGAAAATTTTCATTTGGAGTTCCAAAATATTTGATAAACGAACTGATTTCACCCAGCACTGTTGCGCCCAAATCTGGATGTTCCCCAACAAGCTGAAGAATAAGCTTGAGCAGGCTTTTAATTTCATGAAATATTCTGGAACTAGTCTGGCAAGGATCAGGTAATGGCTTCACCAGTGATCTGAGCTGTGCCATAACTAAAGAGATGACCCGCAATGGCAGAGGTGAGGAATAAACAGCAAAAGATTCACTATTTTTTCTTGCCCAAAGTTTGCTTGATATATCTGTAAGAATTCGAAGAGCTGCAAGGCACTTCGACATGATTGGGGACTGGGCAGCATTTTCTAGAATGGCTAATAGATGATCAAATTCAAGCTTCTCGAAAGAAGGGAGATTAGGTAGTGTTAACAAAAAGATCTGCAAATTGCCCAAAATGCATCAACAAAGTATAAATCTAAAAATACTAAACAACTAACTTATGTTTTGCTTAAAGAGAACCTTATGTAAAATCTGAAGAGCTCCACAATGCATGACTGATGGAAGTTCCAGTTCATGTAGTATGCTGAATACTGCTTTAATCACATGCATATTAACAGGAGTGCAACACCCTTCTTTTACAAAAAGAAGATGTAAGCACTTTAATGCTGTTTCTCTCATCTGCCAACTATTTTCCTGGCTAAGATATGGCAAAAGCACATCCACCTGTATCGAAATTGAAAGACAAACATATTAAGAAAACCATCTCACGTGGAATATATTGCAAGAAAGAGAGATTGAGAACCAGTGTTACACCAGGCTGGCCCCAACTACATCAACTAGGGCTGGAAGAAATACCTGTTCAGAAATAAGACTTGTTGACTTGGAAACAAGTTTTGAGAGTGAAACCAGCATGGCAATGATGAAATTCTCTTCTGAAGAATCTAACACCAGCTTAATACCTGTCTGCAAGAAAGTAGTGATTTATATGAGCAAAGATAAAAAGATTGAAAACAGAGAGTTCCATTAAAAAAAGTTAATTATTTGAATAGCATACTGACTTCTACTTGTCACTGAAATCTTCCTATCATTGCATCACATATTTGACCAGTAGACCAGGACAATTTCCTTGATTCCCAACTTTGTGCTAAGCGAAACATGCCTTCTCTAATTTTTGGTTTAAAGCACAAGAAAAAGGAAGGTTTATAACCAATAGTACCTCACAAGCACAGGTTTTCATGCTTTCATAGCAACAATGGTCACACTTTTGTGCCAAATTGGAGTATcctatgtttgaaaattttgaatgcATATGTGTGTATGACTTTATGTGTAAGATTCGATTCTTTAAAACAGACACAACAGACAATAGCTAATTTAACAATAAATGCATTCTCTTCAAAATAACATGTCAAAAATGCCTAGAAACAACATGTACCATTCCATGATATGGTTCTAGAAAAAATTGTCCTTTGGAGGCCTGGTCATAATTTGCACGACTATTAGCAAGATGTATTTAGACATTCAAATTGGAATATGCACGTTTCAGGATATGAGTGAATGGGAGAGAGGAGAGAGGAGAGTGGAGCACAAaaccttgtaagctctttttgaAACTGAATATGAGCAAACCATTCTAGTAAAAACACTTGCCCCTCCCAACCTTACAGCTGGCAGTGTTTCTGGTGAAGCCATCATATTCACCAGCATCTCCAAGACAACAGATGCAAAGTCATCTGTTAACTCACAAAACCTACTGGCAGCAAACAATGATGCTTTCACCTATAGAAATCATGCAAAGGCAGAAAATAAGTCTTTCTCATTTTCTAAAAATAAGTTATTGTAAGGGGGATGTAAATAATGACAGAGCAATAAGAATGTTTCTTATCTTCTGTTTCTTCATTGTTTGGGAAGGCAGATTGCTAATCTAAGGGGCTAAATAAGTATCTGCAGATGTGTGTGATTGAGAGTTTTATAATGTCTAAACATTGTTTGAGGATTCTAATTTAAGTTAAACACTTTTTCTTAGGCTCAAACATGTTCAAGTAATAAGCATTCTTTAAAAAAAAGGTAAAGAAACAGATTAGAAAAAATATTCTcctaaaaacaaaaagaaaaaatgatTTTCTGCAGCAGAAATACTGATGTTGATACACCAGACTCACCTCCAAAATATTAGAAGAGACCATACTGGAGAGTACCAAGTATCGTATCTCAGCACTATCTTTTGCAAAATCAGCCCAACAACCAAAAAGAACTAAAGCCATCGCTCTCGACTCAACATCACCTGTGTCAAAAACAACCTTCACTCTCCTCAAAAGTTCTTCATGGTTATACACTCTGCTATTTAGAAAAGTTCGTCTCTTTTGCTTCCTAAGTTTTTTGCTTCTATTACACCTGATACTTGTCAAGAAAATTCTGACAACAGATAACCTGATTTTTTTATCACCGAAGCGAAATGCGTCTGCAAGCCTTAAAAGTATAGTGTTGGCAAACAGCCTATCCTCGCCAGGGACTAAACCGAAGATGGAGCATAGTGCTTTAGTTGCTTCTGGTTCTTGACCCCACTGCTCCAGTCTTGGGCCAGTCTGTAAAATGGTCTCAACTGCTAGAGCTGGATAAGGAGAAACTAATTTAGTCCCATGGtgctgaagaagatgatgaaatggGTTGgcattaaaatttgtgaaaaggaaaaagaagcaGATGAAACCTGGGTTACTGGAGCGAAGAGCCTTGTCGAGCTGGATGCTCCATTCCATGGCACAAGCAGCCGATATTTTGTCCATGGCAAAATGCGGTAATCAGCTCCAGTACTACCtgaaagtaaaaaataaataaataaataaataaaacagagGGGATGCAGtgagaagaagaggaagcaagggACTAAGCATTTAGACGAACGGTTGGTGAACAGAAATAAGGTAGACACGATAACTGCAGATTCGTCGTCAAGACCAACACACACctatatgatgatgatgatgatgatgatgatgatgatgatgttatTAGCCTTTGAATCCCTCGGCCAACCGACCCCGAACTTAGGACTTTCACTTACTAGTTCATGAATTACAGATATGATCCCCCCGCTTCTTTGCCCTTTTGTTTGTTTGGGTAAGAAGACAGACATGTTTGTTAACCCATATTTCTAGTTCTACTGCCTTTTGGTCTCCGGGCACTACCGAAATTCTAATAGTTTTGTCGCAAGTAAGTACTCTTATCTTGAATATACTAAAATTAAGGAAAAGAGTATTGATCTGGCGAGATTATTTCGTACAATTTTTTCTCTCGACATTAAGGTATTTTTCTATtcgtatttatattttttttacttttgatattaaattaggttttttaaaattatttgtgaGAAATAGTTTCTgacaatattaaaaaaaatttaaccttTCAAATGTTCAAATCGGTCAGATAGATGAAATATTCATATTAATCGTCTTTCAACAAATTttgatttgtttttcttttattttaatgaaCTCAATATTCTTTATTAGTTTCTCGATATTATTAGTAGGAGAGATTAACTTTTAGTTTACTCTTGATTTTCTCAAGATAATATTATTCCATTCATTATAGTTACTCGGCATTTATTAATCCCTTAATAATACatttacaattttaaaaaaataaaaaagaattctCACTTTTAGTCGAGACTTTGTGTAAAATCTTTCACAATAGGAAATCATATGATTGTTTTTGTTCTTCACCATAGTAGCACCTCCAAATCTACTACAttgttttccttttcttttttttattttttttaatagccAGAAACAATTTCCATTGGATGCTATTATAATCATCTTCCCTCAGCTTTGTTAAACTTTTAAGGATACCATATCTACCATCTCCTTTCCTCATATCCTCTTTCGTGAACCCTTCCAAGATAAAATAGTAGTAGCTCTTGATGAAGTAAAGGGTACTCGTTGATTGGGTTCAACTCCTCTAAGGAGGGCATCATTTCTAGTCTTCCAAATTCCTCAAAAGGTATAGGTGAAGAGGGTATAGATCTCTCTTGTTTTAAACTCCCAACATGCCCCATTTTGAAATCCAATCCAAAACATTACTAAAtttgaattcttgaaattttagagaAAGTTGATCACCAAACTAGACAGTTCTAAACAATAACAAATCTAGAGCGGGGCTGGCATGGGACTCCTcccctaaaatgtaaagttaTTATTTAagcatttaaatttttttaaaattttaaattagtaaaaatagaattatattttaacccccttaaaattatataaatttgacttaatcctttaaaaattctaaatatatagactataaaaaattaaaatttcattccgCTACCTTAAAAAAttattctggcttcgcccctagtTCTAAAAAAATCACATGTAAGGAAGATATGCTCAATAAACTTCTAAAAGCAAGGAGCAAAAATGACaaggcataataataaatttaacccctaatatttacttattttatcattttagacctTATTCTATTTTTGGGTCATTTTAGCCCTCAACTTcaaaaatttaatcaaattacTTGCTTTTGGATGAAAACACTAACTAAACTGTTAAAATGATGTGACTAGTCGTATGACAGTTTACGtataattcataaaaattcaaaaatattaataaaaaattatcaatttaacaGAGAAATATACGTAAAATACTACATGAATTATATCAATACCATCAAAATTTTAAGAGTTCAATCAGACTTGTTTGTACAAAAACAAACAATTTAGCTTgacagaaaaaaagaaaaagaagaatgaTGGCAATTAGTGATAGTATTAATTGACTATATCCCtgacaaaattttcacacttgaACCAACCAATTCATCTCAGACATATCTCACCAAAAATACACCATTGTTTTCAAATTTATATATGATTGGAATAAAATGTATGAAAAGTACCAACTACTATAAAAAAAGGATCCAActtcgcatgaatttaagtacTTACTAATGGACTCTCAAAgtgtaattaatttttttaaaaatataataaaaatagataaaaagatCTTCACGAGAGGAGGGATTGAATGCCTAATTATGCGTCAGTAAACCACCTGAAATGAAGGGTAATTTTATAGCTTTTTCCACCaccaaaataatttaaactacGTACAGCCATGCACATTATATCATACAAAACACACACAAAAGCTGTTAAATCAACATTCAAGTTTTCATGCCCTTCTTTTTAACCACTGGTCGGCACAAGTAACAGCAGCTGCTACTTGTGAAACCCAGATCACTGTTTGTTAACAAATACTACTGCTTAATCTCACATGCACTAAACAATAATAACAAATACTACTACAAGTTTGTTGAGAAATATCATCGCCATGTTCAAAACACTTGTATTTTCTTCAATCGATAAAATATATCGGAGATAATCTTATTATCTGAGCTATCAAAAATATCAGTCACTCCGAATAAATATTGTATATTCAGATGACTATTGGTTAGCAGTTTAGGAAGTCAAATGGGAGAGGAAGAGGAACTATGTTCATTAAATACAGCTCCCCAAGGAATTGACCATCATGTTCATTCGCTGGTGGTTTGGTTGCTACGCAGCTAAGTTAAGCTTTTTCAGTCAGGTTACCCCGGACGAATGCACTAAAATTGGTCTCTAGCATAAAAGAACATTCATCATCAACCAAACAGCCCTTCCAATAAATTTCGTACTGCCTTTCCTAACACCCATGTTCAGAAGTAATTGAAGCTTTCACATCTCGTTTGTGGAAGAAGCAGGTTAACCGATAGCAGCTTTCCCTCTCTGGGGAGACACAGGCCAGAAAAGTAAATTTGGCTGGTTCCATATTTGATTCCCAGGTACTCGGATGTTCTGCACCAAACAGGGTTTGCTTAAATCTCAATTAAACTATAACTAACTGCAGGTAAATATCATAAACAAGTAGTCAAGGGTTATAACTAGATAAGTTATTTATATCTTCTCTATAAAGTCACTATCTTATAAATTACTCACTTCAGATGCTTctaaatttcactttttcattgaAGGAAGTAAAACAGAATGTCAAGATAAATGATACCTCAAGTTCTATTTTGTCACCAAAAATCTCGACAAGAACACAACCCTTCATTGAAATGATGAAACCTCTTAGCATCTCGCATTATGATCTCTCTGCCAACAATCTTTGACATGATCTTAAATGCAGCATGACAATCACCACAAACACGAAGGTTCTTGATAATACGAATCTGTCCACGAGCTGGACTGGTGAGGAGACCATTAGCAAGAGCAAGTCTCTCACTATGAGCAAGAAGAGCTTCTTCCTTACTTTCCTGATCTATATCGTGCAAACAAAATCTTGTTTCGGGAACATAACCAGCTTCTTTCATGTGTTCTTTCAAACGTCTAAGCAGAGCATAGATTCTATCATTCTCAGGATGTGATGTATCTCCTGCCCGATACTCGTTGACCCTGCTACTGACTTCAAGAGGACTTTGACTTGCCAATTTCTTCTTCTCATTCTTTTTAAGGTCTGAATCTTTCAAAGGAATGAGACCTGCTTTAGATTGGTCATTCAAACGAGAGGCATCTAGCTGATTCACCAGCTCAGCACAAAGATCCCCAAGTTCCAAGTGCCCATGAATTCTGCAGagattcattaaagtttcccagACATCAACACTGGCTTCAGATGGCATATTTTCGATGAATTCCAATGCTTCATCCAAATGCCCTGTACTCCCCAGCATGTCAACAACACCCACATAATGCTCCATGGATGGGATAATACCATAATCACTGCTCATCGACAAAAAGTGAAGCATTCCTTCATTAATATCACCAACAACACCACAAGAGTAAAACACTCCAAGGAACATTTTGGCATCTGGTTTCAAGCCTGCCTGCTTAAACTGAGAGAACAGATCAAGGGCATCCTCCCCTAGCCCATTCCTAGCAAGCCCTGTTATCATAGTATCCCAAGATGTCAGATTGCGCCTAGGCATCTTTTCAAACACATCAAATGCATCATCTGTAGAACCACACTTTAAGTACATCTCTAAAATCCTGTTATAGATGCTTATTTTGAGAGGTGAAAATGATCCTATGAGGTGTTCATGAAAAGTTTTCGCTTCTTGTAAAGCTTTCACTTCCCCACATGCCTTCATTAACTGCAAAATTTGGGCTAAATCCACAGGAATACCTTGCTGTTTCATCAACACCAAAACTTCTACAGCTTCTTTAACATTTCCTTTATTGCAAAATTCCTCCAGCTTCTCTACCGTAGCATTATTAGTGCTAGATTCAGAAACCTCAGTTAAGCCTTCATTGGGATTAGAAGTAGCAGATGCTTGACCATAAAAATTAAAGTTACTTGTTACTTGACCATaagaattaaaattataaatattttgtggATTCTCCCGGTACTGGCTGAAATTTGTGCATTGCAAATCCATTTGGCTTCCTTGGGATTCTGGAAACCTTTGTAAATTAAGGTCCAATTGATTCTGTCTAATCTCTGGAGGCCCTTCCCAATATGAACCTACTTGATTCTGCATATTGGAAGTATTTTGAGCATTAGTCTCGCATCCTCTAAAGTTTCCTTTTCTGTAAACTGAGTTATTCTGCAGTTCATATCTGTTGTTTTCCCAGTGCATTCCATCATGATTCTGATGACACCCTTGCTCAGCGCCCTTCCAAGAACCATTTTCATATATTCCATTCGGATTTGTCCCTAAGTTCCCATTAGTTGCCTCATTGCTATGGTGATACCAACCGAAGTTTCCAGTTTGACCCACGGAACCCATCTGATTTCCCGTTGGCTGCAAACCACCATAATAGCTATTACGGTTGTCCCAACCTGAACTCCTCGTATTATCATCCGTAGGGCATACCTCAAAACCCTGGTTTGGGTTTAAGGCCTGTCCATTTTGTTTCTGCTCATAAACTAGTGAAGTTGGGGTATCATAAGGAGAATTCTCAAACTGAGAGGTCCTACTAGGGCTACGAAAATCCCACCTTTCAGGAGCAGTGCTGAGAAACTTATTGAAATGTGTGACAGAACGAGGGAAACGTCGTGCCGAACGTACCCTAGATAAAGCGGTGAGATAGTTGAAGGTCAGAGCCCAAACCCTCTTGCTGGACATTGATGCGTTGCTTTGATACCTCAAAGCTTCACCTATCATAGAAACAACCAATAAATGAAGTGATGAGAACGGAAACTTATTAACGCCACCAACAGAAGAGTGGCAGCATTGGCAGCGCCGTCAAAAACCAAAACCTATCGAAAAGAAACCCCTGAAAAACTCAAGCTAAAAAGTCTGCAAATTCAGCACAATTGCAAAAATAGGCAAGTTTGCGGAATATCCAGAAAGTAGAAAATCAAGATGATTCTGAAATTTTTGAACGTAAAAATTTAACGAGGAATTTATAAGCCCAACTACcaaaaaaaataatattgaaatttcagACGATGAAAGGAAGAACGAAGAAgaagattaaaagaaaaaaaaacctggatgccgGTGGCGGTGCAGAGAGGAGTTTCTAGGCGTCGTTAGAGTTACAGAAGGCTATtggtttttaggttttttttattGGGCTGGGTAAAAACCAATAATTTGGGTTGGGATCATTCGCTGCTCTTTTGGATGTCAAGCGGCGCCTATATTTGGGCCAACTCTCGAAGTGGATAATCGCTGTTTACTAAAGGTTGGTACGATGTTGCTTTATTGATTGGTTTTATCTTAGAAAGTGGATGTCATGTCGAAATTGGTTTTATGAAACAGGTTTAATGGcatttttttaagtaaaaaataaaaaaaaaattgttaattttatctttaaattgttACCAAATCTTGTATTCCAATGTgttaataatcaattttcattctGAGCCTCTCCACCATTTTCGTTAAAAGATTTTGGTACCCTATTTTACAGCTTCAAGTTGCTTCCTCGGCGGACGTTTGAACGATCCGTTGAATATGACCAGACCAGCTAATTAAACATATAGGTGTACATACGCAATTTGGGGCCTATGTTGGATAGGCTCATCAAGGTTGCAAAATTTAAAGATATAGAATTTAGCTAATAAAGCTACACTGATTGCTAAAAAGTTGTCTAGAGACAAAACTAGTTATAGATACATCAGCCATGCATGATGAGAATAAGCTACTAAAAACAGTAACTCTATTGTGCTATAACTTTAAAAATCTGTAACAAATTGGTCGCCATTGGAGTTGCGCCTCTGCCGGCAAGTAGGACAGGAAGAGCGAGAGAGCAGCCATTTATCGATGCAAGCAACATGGAAGCGATGGTTACATTTGGGAAGCATCCGTATTTTGTCACCTTCCGAGAAATCCACGAGGCAAATTGCACAacctgatgatgatgatgatgatgatgagccTGAATTGGCATAAGTTGTAGTTGGTAAAGCTACCATTTCTTTCTTCTTAAGACCCGAGTTCAGTCTACGGGCGGCCACCCATTCCCTCGGCTCGGTCACGACACGATGAGTGCATTGTAACACGCATTGTAGCATGGGGTGAAGACCCAAGGCACAAACCAAGGCACACAACATGGCTGCCACGATGATCATGAGGTTCAAGTCTACAGTGGGTTCTTGCGTCTCTTGACAGGGGATGCTTGATGTGGGAGTATCAGCCGAGGGAGATGGTGAAGTTTGGGCCATGGAGAGATAAACAGAAAACAGATGTCAAGTCTAAGCAGATAGAGATTGAAAGAATAGAGAGGAAGGGACACATGGTACAAACAGCAAGAGGAAGATGAGGCCAAAGATCAATGAGGATCATCATAT
This window of the Gossypium arboreum isolate Shixiya-1 chromosome 12, ASM2569848v2, whole genome shotgun sequence genome carries:
- the LOC108476634 gene encoding uncharacterized protein LOC108476634, which codes for MDKISAACAMEWSIQLDKALRSSNPALAVETILQTGPRLEQWGQEPEATKALCSIFGLVPGEDRLFANTILLRLADAFRFGDKKIRLSVVRIFLTSIRCNRSKKLRKQKRRTFLNSRVYNHEELLRRVKVVFDTGDVESRAMALVLFGCWADFAKDSAEIRYLVLSSMVSSNILEVKASLFAASRFCELTDDFASVVLEMLVNMMASPETLPAVRLGGASVFTRMVCSYSVSKRAYKTGIKLVLDSSEENFIIAMLVSLSKLVSKSTSLISEQVDVLLPYLSQENSWQMRETALKCLHLLFVKEGCCTPVNMHVIKAVFSILHELELPSVMHCGALQILHKIFLLTLPNLPSFEKLEFDHLLAILENAAQSPIMSKCLAALRILTDISSKLWARKNSESFAVYSSPLPLRVISLVMAQLRSLVKPLPDPCQTSSRIFHEIKSLLKLILQLVGEHPDLGATVLGEISSFIKYFGTPNENFLASKHIASSEVLDFEGDMYQAFRSKLLSHIHRFVAACLQILNEAGAITTNVFDKVQLLVEQLHHGRIFDCYTRTVYSLLLHSYLVGILIEHPFKQELATLEHACKMLSERDNWHSYKAGIYATNQGAWITATFIFAKLMSRVQSDSCYCWFKSLVQFSHSEAKLWLSPLAKQGSFLVGSVGTNELLAFLKDNFGELGQDAAGNNDVPNYRDVLVGAYKNACSSIETLERVIISRKAFCFQRWFFSLRAKLLGAVGEILEVLDTSKQETFSIIIEVQNSALTNMKCLEKFTQFSCRLNRLAKEFNLINSSFIGMDCESLKIIARLALSCSLLAFSAGFPHFFPNLPAYKYLRTCEREHSQQSNLSSMLLQDLLGRLLHIDQEVSMDLCKLLDNGGCPRKCSHLQSGNYILKSGHEVKGILDIIRYAVSTVMHLQIETNRIQNEAIISHVTKNGVELLLEIIRKWLQIPFQMPKQFFNTRPIIGSELFVYSTDSRNQSQITVSSGLHLSLNLCLQLRNASPELSLGLTKLYCVLHSRVSFQKQCHRERNDEEMEWQCQPWESEEIVEMNEKLFQYVTECAKKTTSYGKLFRDDDMNDDQMVYEFVCFEPNAKGQGFSSCVLDVSHFPIGCYRIEWYSCCIDNEGSYWSLLPLNSRPVFTVQESLFV
- the LOC108480020 gene encoding pentatricopeptide repeat-containing protein At4g32450, mitochondrial-like; protein product: MSSKRVWALTFNYLTALSRVRSARRFPRSVTHFNKFLSTAPERWDFRSPSRTSQFENSPYDTPTSLVYEQKQNGQALNPNQGFEVCPTDDNTRSSGWDNRNSYYGGLQPTGNQMGSVGQTGNFGWYHHSNEATNGNLGTNPNGIYENGSWKGAEQGCHQNHDGMHWENNRYELQNNSVYRKGNFRGCETNAQNTSNMQNQVGSYWEGPPEIRQNQLDLNLQRFPESQGSQMDLQCTNFSQYRENPQNIYNFNSYGQVTSNFNFYGQASATSNPNEGLTEVSESSTNNATVEKLEEFCNKGNVKEAVEVLVLMKQQGIPVDLAQILQLMKACGEVKALQEAKTFHEHLIGSFSPLKISIYNRILEMYLKCGSTDDAFDVFEKMPRRNLTSWDTMITGLARNGLGEDALDLFSQFKQAGLKPDAKMFLGVFYSCGVVGDINEGMLHFLSMSSDYGIIPSMEHYVGVVDMLGSTGHLDEALEFIENMPSEASVDVWETLMNLCRIHGHLELGDLCAELVNQLDASRLNDQSKAGLIPLKDSDLKKNEKKKLASQSPLEVSSRVNEYRAGDTSHPENDRIYALLRRLKEHMKEAGYVPETRFCLHDIDQESKEEALLAHSERLALANGLLTSPARGQIRIIKNLRVCGDCHAAFKIMSKIVGREIIMRDAKRFHHFNEGLCSCRDFW
- the LOC108477610 gene encoding RING-H2 finger protein ATL73-like; translation: MAQTSPSPSADTPTSSIPCQETQEPTVDLNLMIIVAAMLCALVCALGLHPMLQCVLQCTHRVVTEPREWVAARRLNSGLKKKEMVALPTTTYANSGSSSSSSSSGCAICLVDFSEGDKIRMLPKCNHRFHVACIDKWLLSRSSCPTCRQRRNSNGDQFVTDF